One segment of Theobroma cacao cultivar B97-61/B2 chromosome 9, Criollo_cocoa_genome_V2, whole genome shotgun sequence DNA contains the following:
- the LOC18590915 gene encoding lysM domain receptor-like kinase 3, translating to MCKNKMAANVSEPTPSRTPRTRPSQSPRDSRTRPSQSSSPSTSNPSSAAYTSTSSYAKGTSSGTSVSSRTSLSSLRESLSENPHIYDISEIRAATNNFLAKRYSSSSSSAASTAACWRCNLRGRDTVVFQRKFRRKIQTPQLKERLSVICRSHHMSIIKLLGASISGDHIYLVYEFIEGSNLVDCLRNPRNPSFTVLSMWISRMQIATDLAHGLDYIHNNTGLNLSIVHNHIKSSSIIVTEPSFNANICHFGTAQLCGETDENERRELKRETEIEEVLEEGDAASLRKLKRSDSGERQFEGARGYMSPEFRSSGVATQKSDVFALGVVILELLCGEEPLKYRYDKRTGDFVRTSVTETAAAAVEARETLRRWMDRRLNDSFPVEVADKLIRLALDCVHVDPDKRPSMGRVAGKISKLYLESRIWSDTVKLPTGISVSLAPR from the coding sequence ATGtgcaaaaacaaaatggcAGCGAACGTGTCGGAACCTACACCATCCCGAACTCCACGAACTCGGCCGAGTCAGTCCCCTCGAGATTCACGAACTCGGCCGAGTCAGTCCTCAAGTCCTTCCACTTCTAACCCCAGCAGCGCAGCTTACACTTCCACTTCATCTTACGCGAAAGGGACGTCGTCGGGGACTTCAGTTTCAAGCCGGACTTCACTCTCAAGCCTTCGAGAATCCCTCTCCGAAAATCCTCACATCTACGACATAAGTGAAATTCGAGCCGCCACTAACAACTTCTTAGCCAAACGCTACTCCTCCTCTTCCTCCTCCGCCGCGTCCACCGCAGCTTGTTGGCGCTGCAACCTCCGTGGCCGTGACACCGTCGTTTTCCAACGCAAGTTCCGCCGCAAAATCCAAACTCCTCAACTCAAAGAACGATTATCCGTCATTTGTAGAAGCCATCACATGAGTATAATCAAACTCCTCGGAGCTTCCATCTCAGGTGATCACATTTACCTCGTTTATGAGTTCATCGAAGGATCGAATCTTGTTGATTGCTTGAGAAACCCTAGGAATCCAAGCTTTACTGTTCTCTCCATGTGGATTTCGAGAATGCAGATCGCTACTGACCTCGCTCACGGCCTCGATTATATTCACAATAACACCGGATTAAATCTCAGCATCGTTCATAATCATATTAAGAGCAGTAGCATTATCGTAACGGAGCCTTCTTTTAATGCAAATATTTGCCATTTTGGAACGGCACAGCTTTGCGGCGAAACGGACGAGAATGAAAGGCGAGAACTCAAACGCGAAACAGAAATCGAAGAAGTGCTCGAAGAAGGTGACGCCGCGAGTTTAAGGAAATTGAAGAGATCCGACAGTGGAGAGAGGCAGTTCGAAGGAGCTAGAGGCTACATGTCGCCGGAATTCAGATCCAGCGGCGTCGCGACACAGAAATCCGATGTATTCGCCTTAGGAGTGGTGATTTTGGAGCTGTTGTGCGGGGAGGAGCCGTTAAAATACAGGTACGACAAAAGGACCGGTGATTTCGTACGGACGTCGGTGACGGAGACGGCAGCGGCGGCGGTGGAGGCAAGGGAAACGCTGAGGAGGTGGATGGACAGGAGGTTGAACGATTCGTTTCCAGTTGAGGTGGCGGACAAGTTGATTCGTCTAGCGTTGGATTGCGTACACGTGGATCCAGATAAACGGCCGAGCATGGGACGCGTGGCAGGGAAGATTTCCAAGCTTTATCTGGAGTCCAGGATTTGGTCGGATACCGTCAAACTTCCGACTGGAATCTCGGTCTCCTTGGCGCCCAGATGA
- the LOC18590916 gene encoding uncharacterized protein LOC18590916 isoform X1 translates to MASQGDLSVNNISLEIRRKKLSGQQKREALEREVSMLQKMLNQEEKMHEILTRVHQQEDGSSISIPNFLPPKMKELLAELAMVEGEITRLESQISQLQLGLTKEQEVTKETKSKQWQPGSLMSHLQGLPSSTSNQNPIKQGGQEKMAFETKALHFISKAIKGDYSLSDFSLNERMGNSRVLSDQKENQYQGEVKFQERIPRKSGLLKAPSPLRDHRYSSPKPRERISESSWDLPPKSLSSTLLSDENSQNWHPNKLSENIMKCLNFIFVRLLRTSRAMELEKSGPLTRSMNTPLSSRSFRVENTLNPKSSLALQKESRQQDPYGIFDMEESIPRDIGPYKNLVVFTSSSMDPKCISSSSSIPLLKKLRVFMSNLQKVDLRALTYHQKLAFWINMYNACIMHGYLQYGVPNTPEKFLTLMNKATLNVGGNTISAQAMEHYILRKPAPSNIKEAYQKGDKEDQEAIVRKIYGLELTDPNVTFALCCGTRSSPAVRIYTADGVAAELEKSKLEYLQASVVVTNTKKIAFPELLLRNMFDFAMDINSLVQWVCQQLPTSGSLRKSMVDCFRSHNSGKISIGVEKIPYDFEFQYLLAM, encoded by the exons ATGGCGAGCCAGGGCGATTTGTCGGTCAATAACATATCGTTGGAGATT agaagaaagaagcttAGTGGACAGCAAAAGAGAGAGGCACTTGAAAGAGAG GTCTCCATGCTTCAAAAAATGCTaaatcaagaagaaaagatgCATGAGATTCTGACACGAGTACATCAACAAGAGGATGGTTCTTCCATCTCTATCCCAAATTTTCTTCCTCCAAAG ATGAAGGAGCTCTTAGCAGAGCTGGCTATGGTTGAAGGTGAGATAACTCGTTTAGAAAGCCAAATAAGCCAACTTCAACTTGGTCTGACGAAGGAACAGGAAGTCACCaaggaaacaaaatcaaaacaatggCAACCTGGGAGTCTAATGAGTCACCTTCAGGGCCTTCCATCCAGTACATCTAACCAAAACCCCATAAAGCAAGGCGGCCAAGAAAAGATGGCTTTCGAGACCAAGGCTTTGCATTTTATAAGCAAAGCTATTAAAGGCGATTATTCTCTAAGTGACTTCAGTCTAAATGAGAGAATGGGAAACTCAAGAGTGCTTTCTGATCAGAAAGAAAATCAGTACCAAGGGGAGGTTAAATTTCAAGAGAGGATTCCAAGGAAAAGTGGTTTGTTGAAGGCACCTTCACCTTTGCGAGACCATCGATATTCATCACCTAAG cCAAGGGAACGTATATCAGAGTCCAGTTGGGACCTCCCGCCAAAATCTCTATCTAGTACACTTCTTTCAGACGAGAACAGTCAGAATTGGCATCCCAACAAACTATCTGAGAATATCATGAAGtgtttaaactttatatttGTCAGGCTACTTAGAACATCAAGAGCAATGGAACTGGAGAAGTCAGGACCCCTTACCAGGTCTATGAACACTCCCTTAAGCTCAAGAAGCTTTAGGGTGGAAAACACCCTAAATCCGAAGTCAAGTCTTGCTTTACAGAAGGAATCAAGGCAACAAGATCCATATGGTATCTTCGATATGGAAGAGTCTATTCCAAGGGACATTGGCCCTTACAAGAACCTGGTCGTATTCACATCCAGCTCTATGGACCCAAAATGCATTTCGAGTTCAAGTTCTATTCCTTTACTTAAAAAGCTAAG GGTCTTTATGAGCAATCTCCAGAAGGTGGATCTGAGAGCGTTGACTTACCACCAGAAATTAGCATTCTGGATCAACATGTACAATGCCTGTATCATGCAT GGTTATCTACAATATGGTGTGCCTAATACTCCTGAAAAATTTCTGACGCTGATGAACAAG GCAACTCTTAACGTTGGAGGCAACACAATAAGTGCTCAAGCAATGGAACACTATATTCTGAGGAAACCAGCACCTTCCAACATCAAAGAG GCTTATCAAAAGGGCGACAAGGAAGACCAAGAAGCCATTGTCCGCAAAATTTATGGACTCGAGTTAACGGATCCGAATGTCACATTTGCTCTGTGCTGTGGAACTCGATCTTCTCCAGCG GTAAGAATATACACCGCTGATGGAGTTGCAGCTGAACTGGAGAAATCAAAACTAGAGTACCTGCAAGCTTCGGTTGTGGTGACCAACACAAAGAAGATCGCATTCCCTGAGCTTCTGCTCAGAAACATGTTTGATTTCGCAATGGACATAAACTCATTGGTCCAGTGGGTATGCCAGCAGTTACCTACATCTGGGTCATTAAGGAAATCAATGGTGGACTGCTTCAGGAGCCACAACAGTGGCAAGATATCCATCGGCGTCGAGAAAATACCATACGACTTTGAATTCCAGTATCTGTTAGCAATGTAA
- the LOC18590916 gene encoding uncharacterized protein LOC18590916 isoform X2 has translation MKELLAELAMVEGEITRLESQISQLQLGLTKEQEVTKETKSKQWQPGSLMSHLQGLPSSTSNQNPIKQGGQEKMAFETKALHFISKAIKGDYSLSDFSLNERMGNSRVLSDQKENQYQGEVKFQERIPRKSGLLKAPSPLRDHRYSSPKPRERISESSWDLPPKSLSSTLLSDENSQNWHPNKLSENIMKCLNFIFVRLLRTSRAMELEKSGPLTRSMNTPLSSRSFRVENTLNPKSSLALQKESRQQDPYGIFDMEESIPRDIGPYKNLVVFTSSSMDPKCISSSSSIPLLKKLRVFMSNLQKVDLRALTYHQKLAFWINMYNACIMHGYLQYGVPNTPEKFLTLMNKATLNVGGNTISAQAMEHYILRKPAPSNIKEAYQKGDKEDQEAIVRKIYGLELTDPNVTFALCCGTRSSPAVRIYTADGVAAELEKSKLEYLQASVVVTNTKKIAFPELLLRNMFDFAMDINSLVQWVCQQLPTSGSLRKSMVDCFRSHNSGKISIGVEKIPYDFEFQYLLAM, from the exons ATGAAGGAGCTCTTAGCAGAGCTGGCTATGGTTGAAGGTGAGATAACTCGTTTAGAAAGCCAAATAAGCCAACTTCAACTTGGTCTGACGAAGGAACAGGAAGTCACCaaggaaacaaaatcaaaacaatggCAACCTGGGAGTCTAATGAGTCACCTTCAGGGCCTTCCATCCAGTACATCTAACCAAAACCCCATAAAGCAAGGCGGCCAAGAAAAGATGGCTTTCGAGACCAAGGCTTTGCATTTTATAAGCAAAGCTATTAAAGGCGATTATTCTCTAAGTGACTTCAGTCTAAATGAGAGAATGGGAAACTCAAGAGTGCTTTCTGATCAGAAAGAAAATCAGTACCAAGGGGAGGTTAAATTTCAAGAGAGGATTCCAAGGAAAAGTGGTTTGTTGAAGGCACCTTCACCTTTGCGAGACCATCGATATTCATCACCTAAG cCAAGGGAACGTATATCAGAGTCCAGTTGGGACCTCCCGCCAAAATCTCTATCTAGTACACTTCTTTCAGACGAGAACAGTCAGAATTGGCATCCCAACAAACTATCTGAGAATATCATGAAGtgtttaaactttatatttGTCAGGCTACTTAGAACATCAAGAGCAATGGAACTGGAGAAGTCAGGACCCCTTACCAGGTCTATGAACACTCCCTTAAGCTCAAGAAGCTTTAGGGTGGAAAACACCCTAAATCCGAAGTCAAGTCTTGCTTTACAGAAGGAATCAAGGCAACAAGATCCATATGGTATCTTCGATATGGAAGAGTCTATTCCAAGGGACATTGGCCCTTACAAGAACCTGGTCGTATTCACATCCAGCTCTATGGACCCAAAATGCATTTCGAGTTCAAGTTCTATTCCTTTACTTAAAAAGCTAAG GGTCTTTATGAGCAATCTCCAGAAGGTGGATCTGAGAGCGTTGACTTACCACCAGAAATTAGCATTCTGGATCAACATGTACAATGCCTGTATCATGCAT GGTTATCTACAATATGGTGTGCCTAATACTCCTGAAAAATTTCTGACGCTGATGAACAAG GCAACTCTTAACGTTGGAGGCAACACAATAAGTGCTCAAGCAATGGAACACTATATTCTGAGGAAACCAGCACCTTCCAACATCAAAGAG GCTTATCAAAAGGGCGACAAGGAAGACCAAGAAGCCATTGTCCGCAAAATTTATGGACTCGAGTTAACGGATCCGAATGTCACATTTGCTCTGTGCTGTGGAACTCGATCTTCTCCAGCG GTAAGAATATACACCGCTGATGGAGTTGCAGCTGAACTGGAGAAATCAAAACTAGAGTACCTGCAAGCTTCGGTTGTGGTGACCAACACAAAGAAGATCGCATTCCCTGAGCTTCTGCTCAGAAACATGTTTGATTTCGCAATGGACATAAACTCATTGGTCCAGTGGGTATGCCAGCAGTTACCTACATCTGGGTCATTAAGGAAATCAATGGTGGACTGCTTCAGGAGCCACAACAGTGGCAAGATATCCATCGGCGTCGAGAAAATACCATACGACTTTGAATTCCAGTATCTGTTAGCAATGTAA
- the LOC18590918 gene encoding uncharacterized protein LOC18590918, giving the protein MSGGSSSRQGGLKALLKKNLDDNIKKEGQEFINHLKKNRNDVHIWKEDDLEEEEVEAEAAAVAAEMQPVTQYLGLIVTPVAMGNSRGWKLSELGANIIRGITTSLVNDMSHQVIRPNVSINQIYANDKEVEIRAEAMRCENKSSYTKVLMNMICIIHCLCGSKRKSIPLALQHMMFYFTEYKLFWNHRRFLINHPCLWNFFKVQQVIMNLRTAMKVKPTDTLILIGLTPNIEWKDDIIRMFENESGQPSYQQGAFLGAAEAVFYYRTYSDTSAGFIMFLRALYVHVYERWSELYKQRPMGSFVVEIGNFFYILYPTFLCQLVSKLFYYNAFKSYF; this is encoded by the exons ATGTCTGGTGGTTCTTCATCACGTCAAGGGGGTTTGAAAGCCCTATTGAAAAAG aATTTGGATGACAATATTAAGAAAGAGGGACAAGAGTTTATAAAtcacttgaaaaaaaatagaaatgatGTTCATATTTGGAAGGAGGATGActtagaagaagaagaagtagaAGCAGAAGCAGCAGCAGTGGCAGCA gaaATGCAACCAGTTACACAGTATCTGGGATTAATAGTAACACCTGTTGCAATGGGAAATTCTCGTGGTTGGAAGTTATCAGAACTAGGTGCTAATATTATAAG AGGTATTACCACCTCACTGGTTAATGACATGAGTCATCAAGTTATCCGGCCAAATGTTAGCATCAATCAAATTTATGCTAACGATAAGGAGGTTGAGATTAGGGCTGAAGCAATGAGATGTGAAAACAAAAGCAGCTATACGAAGGTATTAATGAATATGATCTGCATCATTCATTGCTTATGTGGTTCTAAGCGGAAGAGCATCCCTTTGGCTCTGCAACACatgatgttttattttacGGAATACAAGCTGTTCTG GAATCATAGACGGTTTTTAATAAACCATCCCTGTCTGTGGAACTTCTTTAAGGTTCAACAAGTGATAATGAACTTGCGGACGGCTATGAAAGTAAAGCCAACAGACACTCTGATATTAATAGGACTGACTCCAAATATTGAATGGAAGGATGATATTATAAGAATGTTTGAGAACGAGAGTGGTCAACCTTCGTACCAGCAAGGTGCATTCCTTGGAGCTGCTGAAGCAGTTTTTTATTACCGGACTTACAGTGATACTAGTGCTGGTTTTATAATGTTTCTTAGAGCCCTCTACGTTCATGTTTACGAGCGATGGTCTGAACTATATAAACAGAGGCCGATGGGGTCATTTGTGGTTGAGATAGgaaactttttttatatattatatcccACATTTCTATGTCAGCTTGTTTCAAAGCTCTTCTACTACAATGCCtttaagagttatttttag
- the LOC108663308 gene encoding uncharacterized protein LOC108663308: MEVHKKTMTGTVMEQPNEVSFEEKSVYESVVEDWKTQIVSNEVSGEQKRVDREVHEGCVHMSIEYPARSTWILSAIYGSPNKAVRRDLWEELSIFARGIETPWMLIGNFNAFFVEHEKGPKFTWQRGLVAERIDRAICNVGWRLLFQEVSAWLTPEGFGSFVQQAWDNSDNLVADIANFTNRACQRNRREEAFWMQKAKTDWIKFGDANTKYFHVRVARRKNKLKIVRLKDEHGNWCEDQSTLQSQAVAFFQKLYSKDIGPLPSHPIKGAFPTLCDEDYLRLVRPVESTEVYDALFEMKPLKALGLDGLRALFFQSQWATVGQSLVQYVSHVMEGRDIGDNICSSLIVLIPKISTP, from the exons ATGGAGGTTCATAAAAAAACTATGACAGGCACTGTGATGGAACAGCCCAATGAGGTATCATTTGAGGAAAAAAGCGTTTATGAGAGTGTAGTGGAGGATTGGAAAACTCAAATAGTTTCAAATGAAGTTAGTGGCGAACAGAAACGAGTAGACCGTGAGGTCCATGAGGGG TGTGTTCATATGTCAATTGAGTATCCTGCGAGATCCACTTGGATTTTGTCAGCAATATATGGTAGTCCCAACAAAGCAGTCAGACGTGATTTATGGGAGGAATTATCTATTTTTGCTAGGGGAATTGAAACACCATGGATGCTAATAGGCAATTTTAATGCTTTTTTCGTTGAGCATGAGAAG GGACCAAAATTCACTTGGCAAAGAGGGTTGGTGGCAGAAAGGATTGATAGGGCCATCTGTAATGTCGGATGGAGGCTTCTATTTCAGGAGGTG TCTGCATGGTTGACTCCTGAGGGCTTTGGGAGTTTTGTTCAGCAGGCATGGGACAATTCGGATAATCTAGTTGCAGATATAGCAAACTTTACCAATAGGGCTTGCCAACGGAATAGGAGA GAGGAGGCTTTTTGGATGCAGAAAGCGAAAACTGATTGGATTAAGTTTGGGGATGCAAATACCAAGTATTTTCATGTTCGGGTGGCTCGAcgaaaaaataaactaaagaTAGTGAGGCTAAAAGATGAGCATGGGAATTGGTGTGAGGATCAGTCGACACTTCAATCACAAGCAGTTGCATTTTTTCAGAAGCTGTATTCGAAAGATATTGGGCCACTGCCATCCCATCCTATCAAAGGTGCATTTCCTACACTTTGTGATGAGGACTATTTAAGGCTAGTAAGACCAGTAGAAAGTACAGAGGTGTATGATGCATTATTTGAAATGAAGCCTCTGAAAGCTCTCGGGTTAGATGGACTACGTGCGTTATTTTTTCAATCTCAATGGGCAACAGTTGGCCAGAGTCTAGTCCAGTATGTATCACATGTTATGGAGGGTAGGGATATTGGTGATAATATATGCAGCTCACTTATTGTTTTAATCCCCAAAATATCTACCCCATAA